One Microlunatus soli genomic window carries:
- a CDS encoding FAD-dependent monooxygenase: MRTVLISGAGVAGATLAYWLDRRGLQPTVVEQDQAVRSSGNPVDVRVAVLPIAREMGILPALRDRATVATKLVIIGREGRPIARLRGPNSGGQKKGDRSEVEIARADLAAVLLEACRDLDIRFDDSIAELTQDPDGVDVRFRSGREQRFDLVIGADGVHSATRRMIFGSEDQFVRRLGMFVGTTTVGVDTDPVDNTAVQLYNAPGRLTAIHPGRGVQRVAFIFRRSPDLPFDHRDAAQHRQIICDHYATDGWLVPDLLELVRETDDLYFDAVSRIDLPRWSEGRVALVGDAASSISLLGDGSAKAILGAHTLAEELADSNDHRAAFRRYQSRHAPLISSARQVRIGASMLVPATGPGLAVRNQLARMAGMFVSSP; the protein is encoded by the coding sequence GTGCGCACAGTCCTGATCTCGGGTGCCGGTGTCGCTGGCGCGACACTGGCCTACTGGCTCGACCGACGTGGCCTTCAGCCCACCGTCGTCGAGCAGGACCAGGCGGTCAGATCGAGTGGCAACCCGGTGGATGTCCGCGTTGCGGTGCTGCCGATCGCGCGGGAGATGGGCATCCTGCCCGCGCTCCGAGACCGAGCGACGGTAGCGACCAAGCTGGTCATCATCGGCCGCGAAGGGCGGCCGATTGCCCGACTGCGTGGGCCGAACAGCGGTGGGCAGAAGAAGGGCGACCGGTCGGAGGTCGAGATCGCCCGCGCCGACCTCGCCGCGGTTCTGCTCGAAGCCTGTCGTGACCTGGACATCCGGTTCGACGACTCCATCGCCGAACTGACGCAGGACCCCGATGGTGTCGACGTGCGGTTCCGGTCGGGACGTGAGCAGCGGTTCGACCTGGTGATCGGCGCCGACGGGGTGCACTCGGCCACCCGGCGGATGATCTTCGGCAGCGAAGATCAGTTCGTCCGTCGGCTGGGCATGTTCGTCGGCACCACGACGGTCGGCGTCGACACCGATCCTGTGGACAACACGGCCGTCCAGCTCTACAACGCGCCGGGCCGACTGACCGCCATCCATCCGGGCCGCGGGGTGCAGCGGGTGGCGTTCATCTTCCGTCGCTCCCCCGATCTGCCCTTCGATCATCGGGATGCCGCTCAGCACCGGCAGATCATCTGCGATCACTACGCCACCGACGGCTGGTTGGTACCGGACCTGTTGGAGCTGGTCCGCGAGACCGACGACCTGTACTTCGATGCCGTCAGCCGGATCGACCTGCCGCGCTGGTCGGAGGGCAGGGTCGCGCTGGTCGGCGACGCGGCGTCCAGCATCTCCCTGCTCGGCGACGGGTCGGCCAAGGCGATCCTCGGAGCCCACACCCTGGCCGAAGAGCTGGCCGACAGCAATGATCACCGGGCGGCCTTCCGGCGCTACCAGTCACGGCACGCCCCGTTGATCAGTTCAGCACGGCAGGTACGGATCGGCGCATCGATGCTGGTGCCGGCCACCGGTCCCGGGCTCGCCGTCCGGAATCAGCTGGCCCGAATGGCCGGGATGTTCGTCAGCTCTCCTTGA
- a CDS encoding carbohydrate ABC transporter permease, with product MIAMLLPCFGLLSVFVLVPLGLGVKLSFFSWDGVAARMTPAGVSNYVRIWLDPRFVASLGRTAIWAVMHLVLAVGGALLLATLINEIGWRRVRTVFRSLAFLPNVLALSVVGVVWAQIYNPSIGLLNSGLQRIGLGHLGHAWLGEDHLALFSVGVASAWQGFGFYLVLFLAGMQTIDPTLYEAAMIDGATGWQRFGHVTLPGLYNTMSLVLVLAFSNALKGFGTVWSMTQGGPSNATELAAVYVWRSAFQSGRIGLAAAAGLTIAVLTIIGVTLLTRWRDRVAEER from the coding sequence ATGATCGCCATGTTGCTGCCCTGTTTCGGGCTGCTGTCGGTCTTCGTTCTGGTCCCGCTCGGACTGGGGGTCAAGCTGAGCTTCTTCTCCTGGGACGGAGTCGCGGCCCGGATGACACCGGCCGGGGTATCCAACTACGTGCGGATCTGGCTGGATCCACGCTTCGTCGCGTCGTTGGGGCGGACAGCGATCTGGGCGGTGATGCACCTGGTGCTCGCCGTCGGTGGCGCGCTGCTGCTGGCGACCTTGATCAACGAGATCGGCTGGCGCCGGGTCCGTACCGTCTTCCGGAGTCTGGCGTTCCTGCCCAACGTGCTGGCGCTCTCGGTGGTCGGTGTGGTCTGGGCACAGATCTACAATCCGTCGATCGGCCTACTGAATTCGGGCCTGCAACGGATCGGTCTCGGTCACCTCGGACATGCCTGGCTCGGCGAAGATCATCTGGCATTGTTCTCGGTCGGCGTCGCGAGCGCCTGGCAGGGTTTCGGCTTCTACCTGGTGCTCTTCCTGGCCGGCATGCAGACCATCGACCCGACGCTCTACGAGGCGGCCATGATCGACGGCGCAACCGGGTGGCAGCGTTTCGGCCACGTCACGCTGCCCGGGCTCTACAACACGATGAGCCTGGTGCTGGTGCTGGCGTTCTCCAATGCGCTGAAGGGATTCGGCACCGTCTGGTCGATGACCCAGGGTGGCCCGTCGAACGCCACCGAACTCGCCGCGGTCTACGTCTGGCGGTCGGCGTTCCAGTCCGGACGGATCGGGCTCGCTGCGGCCGCCGGACTCACCATCGCCGTGCTGACGATCATCGGCGTCACCCTGCTCACCCGGTGGCGCGACCGCGTCGCCGAGGAGCGCTGA
- a CDS encoding aminotransferase-like domain-containing protein, which yields MRIGAEELAVALLGAGAATGPLYLRLASGIVDLVGRGELLPGCRLPSERLLAEQALVSRTTVVAAYRHLQDAGVVERREGSGTRIAAPEVGPGRETVTASRPGAGRAAAYLFGPPSTIDLATAALPGLPMVAEEAARTDQDEYRMLIAENHAYDPRGLLALRRRLAELYSSRGMPTDEHQILITAGAQQAIEVVTSGCVQPGDPVILEQPAYRGALEAFARAGCKVDAVRCDADGMVMADLDAALRNRPARMIYLQSEVQNPTGVRLSPGRRARLLQLAAQHGSIVVDDTSLAETTFVSDGLPALSSDRVPLISIGSLNKLFWSGLRIGWIRASADVISQLARLKGLADFGTSVISQQVAVRLLDRIDQARVERQQGLRESLEIATGLLGRLLPGWSWWEPKGGPSLWVEIPRGDSSQFASAAMRFGVAVLPAAAFSARGLVSRHLRLPFALPEGRLIPGIERLARAWTDYEEHGPVDLPLHSIST from the coding sequence ATGAGGATCGGTGCGGAGGAGTTGGCTGTCGCCCTGTTGGGGGCCGGTGCGGCGACCGGGCCGCTGTACCTGCGACTGGCATCGGGGATCGTCGATCTGGTCGGCCGTGGCGAGTTGCTGCCGGGCTGCCGACTGCCGTCGGAACGGCTGTTGGCCGAGCAGGCGCTGGTCAGTCGGACGACGGTGGTGGCGGCCTATCGACACCTGCAGGACGCCGGTGTCGTCGAACGACGAGAGGGCAGTGGGACCCGGATCGCGGCACCGGAGGTCGGCCCGGGACGGGAGACGGTGACGGCCAGTCGGCCGGGTGCTGGACGGGCCGCGGCGTATCTGTTCGGCCCGCCGTCGACGATCGACCTGGCGACGGCGGCGCTGCCCGGGCTGCCGATGGTCGCCGAGGAGGCGGCGCGGACCGATCAGGACGAATATCGGATGTTGATCGCGGAGAACCATGCCTACGACCCGCGCGGTCTGCTGGCGCTGCGGCGGCGGCTGGCGGAGTTGTACTCCTCGCGGGGGATGCCGACCGACGAGCATCAGATCCTGATCACCGCCGGCGCCCAGCAGGCCATCGAGGTGGTCACCAGCGGCTGCGTCCAGCCGGGCGATCCGGTGATCCTCGAGCAGCCGGCGTACCGCGGTGCGCTGGAGGCGTTCGCCCGGGCCGGTTGCAAGGTCGACGCGGTGCGCTGCGACGCCGACGGGATGGTGATGGCCGATCTCGATGCGGCGCTGCGCAATCGGCCGGCGCGAATGATCTACCTGCAGTCCGAGGTGCAGAATCCGACCGGGGTCCGGCTGTCTCCGGGGCGCCGCGCCCGACTGCTGCAGTTGGCGGCACAGCACGGCTCGATCGTCGTCGACGACACGTCGCTGGCCGAGACCACGTTCGTCTCCGACGGGTTGCCCGCGCTGTCCTCGGATCGGGTTCCGCTGATCTCGATCGGATCGCTGAACAAGCTGTTCTGGAGCGGGCTGCGGATCGGATGGATCCGCGCCTCGGCCGACGTCATCTCCCAGCTCGCCCGGTTGAAGGGGCTCGCCGACTTCGGTACCTCGGTGATCAGCCAGCAGGTTGCGGTGCGGCTGTTGGACCGGATCGATCAGGCGCGCGTCGAGCGGCAGCAGGGGCTGCGGGAGTCGTTGGAGATCGCCACCGGTCTGCTCGGCCGGCTGCTGCCCGGGTGGAGTTGGTGGGAGCCGAAGGGAGGTCCGTCGCTCTGGGTGGAGATTCCGCGTGGCGACTCCTCGCAGTTCGCCTCGGCGGCGATGCGATTCGGTGTGGCGGTGCTCCCGGCCGCGGCGTTCTCCGCGCGCGGGCTGGTCAGTCGGCACCTGCGGTTGCCGTTCGCCCTCCCGGAGGGCCGGCTGATCCCCGGCATCGAACGGCTTGCCCGCGCCTGGACCGATTACGAGGAGCACGGGCCGGTCGATCTGCCGTTGCATTCGATCTCGACCTGA
- a CDS encoding phosphoenolpyruvate hydrolase family protein codes for MARIPRAEILDRLRSKRSRGLPIIGGGAGTGLSAKCEEAGGIDLIVIYNSGRYRMAGRGSLSGLLAYGNANDVVVEMSREVLPVVTDTPVLAGVNGTDPFYDPQVLLPELARLGFSGVQNFPTVGLIDGVFRQNLEETGMGFGHEIEMIKVAHDQDLLTTPYVFDADQARAMTEAGADVIVAHLGLTVGGSIGADTARTLDQCVELINDWTAAARSVRDDVLVLCHGGPIATPSDASYVLARTETDGFYGASSMERLPTETAITSTVQEFTGLRVQQETTG; via the coding sequence ATGGCACGCATTCCCCGCGCCGAGATCCTCGATCGGCTCCGCAGCAAGCGCTCCCGCGGACTCCCGATCATCGGTGGCGGCGCCGGCACCGGCCTGTCGGCCAAATGTGAGGAGGCCGGCGGCATCGACCTGATCGTGATCTACAACTCCGGCCGCTACCGGATGGCCGGACGCGGCTCGTTGTCCGGCCTGCTCGCCTACGGCAACGCCAACGACGTCGTGGTCGAGATGAGCCGCGAGGTTCTCCCGGTCGTCACCGACACCCCGGTGCTGGCCGGGGTGAACGGCACCGACCCCTTCTACGATCCGCAGGTGCTGCTGCCGGAGCTGGCGCGGCTCGGCTTCTCCGGGGTGCAGAACTTCCCCACCGTGGGTCTGATCGACGGTGTTTTCCGGCAGAACCTGGAAGAGACCGGGATGGGCTTCGGTCACGAGATCGAGATGATCAAGGTCGCTCATGATCAGGACCTGTTGACCACCCCGTACGTGTTCGATGCCGACCAAGCACGGGCGATGACCGAGGCCGGTGCCGACGTGATCGTCGCCCACCTCGGTCTGACGGTCGGCGGCAGCATCGGTGCCGACACCGCCCGGACCCTCGACCAGTGCGTGGAATTGATCAACGACTGGACCGCCGCGGCCCGGTCGGTCCGCGACGACGTCCTGGTGCTCTGCCACGGCGGCCCGATCGCGACCCCGTCCGACGCCTCCTACGTGCTGGCCCGCACCGAGACCGACGGCTTCTACGGCGCGTCCTCGATGGAACGGTTGCCGACCGAGACGGCGATCACGTCCACGGTGCAGGAGTTCACCGGGCTGCGGGTGCAGCAGGAGACGACCGGCTGA
- a CDS encoding ABC transporter substrate-binding protein, with product MRIHKLIISSVLVTALAAVTGCSGAAPGGAPAAGDGSKQDSTVLRLNYGESQYAAAVLKAFQQEHPDIKVEVTHAAVTFEDGSVQTNLRSGHGADVLLVNSGPGRVAPLARAGLIADLTDVYDGGARQQYPKDVLDQITTDKKIYEVVEGRDIFELHYNQKILDRAGVQPPKTWSDLIASCKPLAEAGVQPLVVGARDNFAGGWLTGTLLQSSAGTATMRDVLFDNGSFAQQPVLDGAAKIGQLIKNGCLDGKKGLAFDGDQATATFARGKAAMIVATQALDADLQQDKVDTSALHAIPMPSDDPANAHPTSGLAVSWIVNANSRSLPAAKEWIRWVSSEKYLTIAAQNGYTFGPTHLVPDSVQLDPAIAKAVKDANTETGFNPSVYLSADGKDAWYAAVQGLLAGRDPKPLLQAIDTSRADGGE from the coding sequence ATGAGAATCCACAAATTGATCATCAGTTCCGTCTTGGTGACCGCACTGGCTGCGGTCACCGGATGTTCCGGGGCCGCGCCGGGTGGCGCTCCGGCAGCAGGCGACGGCAGCAAGCAGGACTCCACAGTGCTCCGGCTCAACTACGGCGAATCGCAGTACGCGGCCGCGGTGCTGAAGGCGTTCCAGCAGGAGCATCCTGACATCAAGGTCGAGGTGACCCATGCCGCGGTGACGTTCGAGGACGGCAGTGTGCAGACCAACCTGCGCTCCGGTCACGGCGCCGACGTGCTGCTGGTGAACTCCGGTCCCGGCCGGGTCGCACCGCTGGCTCGTGCCGGGCTGATCGCCGATCTGACCGACGTCTACGACGGTGGGGCGCGGCAGCAGTATCCGAAGGATGTCCTCGATCAGATCACCACCGACAAGAAGATCTACGAGGTCGTGGAGGGTCGGGACATCTTCGAACTGCACTACAACCAGAAGATCCTCGACCGGGCCGGCGTGCAGCCGCCGAAGACCTGGTCGGATCTGATCGCCAGCTGCAAGCCACTGGCCGAGGCCGGTGTGCAACCTCTCGTGGTGGGCGCCCGGGACAACTTCGCCGGCGGCTGGCTGACCGGCACCCTGCTGCAGTCGTCGGCCGGGACGGCGACGATGCGCGATGTCCTCTTCGACAACGGGTCGTTCGCCCAGCAACCGGTGCTGGACGGGGCGGCCAAGATCGGCCAGTTGATCAAGAACGGCTGCCTGGACGGCAAGAAGGGACTGGCCTTCGACGGTGATCAGGCAACCGCGACCTTCGCCCGCGGCAAGGCGGCGATGATCGTCGCGACCCAGGCGCTGGACGCCGATCTGCAACAGGACAAGGTCGACACGTCGGCGTTGCATGCGATCCCGATGCCGTCGGACGATCCGGCCAACGCGCATCCGACCTCCGGGCTGGCGGTGAGCTGGATCGTGAACGCCAACAGCAGATCGCTGCCGGCCGCCAAGGAATGGATCCGTTGGGTGTCCAGCGAGAAGTACCTGACCATCGCCGCGCAGAACGGGTACACGTTCGGTCCGACCCACCTGGTCCCCGACTCGGTCCAGCTCGATCCCGCCATCGCCAAAGCAGTCAAGGACGCCAACACCGAGACCGGCTTCAACCCGAGCGTCTATCTGTCCGCCGATGGCAAGGACGCCTGGTACGCCGCCGTCCAGGGACTGCTGGCGGGGCGCGATCCGAAGCCGTTGCTGCAGGCGATCGACACCAGCAGGGCCGACGGCGGGGAGTGA
- a CDS encoding Gfo/Idh/MocA family protein — MHDISYQFEYTDRLTAAFIGAGGHSFRNIYPALHYAPVDLVAVCDLDQDRAAQYARSFGAARSYSDHHQLLTAEHSDVVFIVTAYDDDGQVQATRLAADCLRAGSHVWMEKPTASTRDQVRELERLSASTGRLVMTGLKKIFTPAIQKAKSIMESDDFGPVSSISVRYPQSLPAEADRRDGVIMRGFLDHIYHPGAVLSYLGGPVTRLSYEWEPTSGGSISSLLFASGVIGSLHLTAGQATNAPLEHVEIVGHGANLVIDNGVRLTYYRRGAELGYGRSGSYIVPDEVAPLTWEPEFSLGQLYNKNLFYLGYVPEILHFCAAVRGEQDLTLGTLHQVDQIMALYEAYQQLPAGVVGRLDRTTAGQATAGQATEGAA; from the coding sequence ATGCACGACATCAGCTACCAGTTCGAGTACACCGATCGACTGACCGCCGCCTTCATCGGCGCCGGCGGCCACTCCTTCCGCAACATCTACCCGGCGCTGCACTACGCGCCGGTGGATCTGGTCGCGGTCTGTGATCTTGATCAGGATCGGGCGGCCCAGTACGCCCGATCGTTCGGGGCAGCCCGCTCCTACAGCGATCATCATCAGCTGCTGACCGCCGAGCACTCCGACGTGGTCTTCATCGTCACCGCCTACGACGACGACGGACAGGTCCAGGCGACCCGGCTGGCGGCGGACTGCCTGCGGGCCGGCAGCCATGTCTGGATGGAGAAGCCGACCGCATCCACCCGGGATCAGGTCCGCGAACTGGAACGGCTGAGCGCGTCCACCGGCCGACTGGTGATGACCGGCCTCAAGAAGATCTTCACGCCGGCGATCCAGAAGGCGAAGTCGATCATGGAATCCGACGATTTCGGGCCGGTGTCGTCGATCTCGGTGCGCTATCCGCAGTCGCTGCCGGCCGAAGCCGACCGGCGGGACGGCGTGATCATGCGCGGTTTCCTTGATCACATCTACCACCCGGGCGCGGTCCTGAGCTATCTCGGCGGTCCGGTCACCCGGCTGAGCTACGAATGGGAGCCGACCAGTGGCGGCAGCATCTCCTCGCTACTCTTCGCCAGCGGTGTGATCGGCAGTCTGCACCTGACCGCCGGTCAGGCGACGAACGCGCCGCTGGAGCATGTCGAGATCGTCGGTCACGGAGCCAATCTGGTGATCGACAACGGCGTCCGACTGACCTACTACCGGCGCGGCGCCGAGCTCGGCTACGGCCGTTCGGGGTCCTACATCGTGCCGGACGAGGTCGCCCCGCTCACCTGGGAGCCGGAATTCTCCCTCGGCCAGCTGTACAACAAGAACCTCTTCTACCTCGGCTACGTGCCGGAGATCCTGCACTTCTGCGCCGCGGTCCGGGGCGAGCAGGATCTGACGCTGGGAACCCTGCACCAGGTGGACCAGATCATGGCGTTGTACGAGGCTTATCAACAACTGCCGGCCGGCGTCGTCGGTCGGTTGGACCGGACCACTGCAGGACAGGCAACCGCAGGACAGGCAACCGAAGGAGCAGCATGA
- a CDS encoding carbohydrate ABC transporter permease: MRTRTRVDLTLTVVLAIVIGGILVPFGWVVLNAFKSDTEIFGDPVGLPRHWIIGNFVTAWTTGGFAQYSANSLIVSVAATLLTLAVCLPAGYVFAKLAGPRVNLLFYLLLLTMTVPAEAIVIPIFYQMRSLGLLDSRVGLILVIVAGGLPLGVFIMRNFFKDLPGTLAEAAEIDGASTWRTFTQVMAPLARPAILAVAVFAFLGSWNEYILALLLLFSNEKMTIPLGLTQFQDQYNSDYGALFAGITMAMIPSILVYLVLQRSFTQGLLAGSMK, encoded by the coding sequence ATGCGCACCCGGACCCGGGTCGACCTGACCCTCACCGTCGTGCTGGCGATCGTGATCGGCGGCATCCTGGTGCCGTTCGGCTGGGTCGTGCTGAACGCGTTCAAGAGCGATACCGAGATCTTCGGCGATCCGGTCGGGCTGCCCAGGCACTGGATCATCGGCAATTTCGTCACCGCCTGGACCACCGGCGGCTTCGCCCAGTACTCGGCGAACAGTCTGATCGTCTCGGTCGCGGCAACGCTGCTGACGCTGGCGGTCTGCCTGCCGGCCGGCTACGTCTTCGCCAAGCTCGCCGGGCCGCGGGTCAACCTGTTGTTCTATCTGCTGCTGCTGACGATGACGGTGCCCGCGGAGGCGATCGTGATCCCGATCTTCTATCAGATGCGGTCGCTCGGCCTGCTGGACAGCCGGGTCGGGCTGATCCTGGTGATCGTCGCCGGCGGACTGCCACTCGGCGTCTTCATCATGCGCAACTTCTTCAAGGATCTGCCCGGGACACTCGCCGAAGCAGCCGAGATCGACGGCGCCTCGACCTGGCGCACGTTCACCCAGGTGATGGCGCCGCTGGCCCGGCCGGCCATCCTCGCGGTCGCGGTGTTCGCCTTCCTCGGGTCCTGGAACGAATACATCCTGGCCTTGCTGTTGCTGTTCAGCAACGAGAAGATGACCATCCCACTGGGGCTCACCCAATTCCAAGATCAGTACAACTCCGACTACGGCGCACTCTTCGCCGGCATCACGATGGCGATGATCCCGTCCATTCTCGTCTACCTCGTCCTGCAACGTTCGTTCACCCAAGGTCTGCTCGCCGGATCGATGAAATGA
- a CDS encoding NUDIX hydrolase encodes MPTPQFILDLREQVGHALLFLNGVTAVVFDRREDPGRVLLGQRADNGRWRLLGGILEPGEQPAPGMAREVFEETGVTVEIDRLVSVITLPPAEYPNGDKVQFLSCTFRAHYVSGDAHVADDESLAVGWYDLDQLPEELPQRDRDVISQALPLEGGPDFVR; translated from the coding sequence GTGCCGACACCGCAATTCATCCTCGACCTGCGCGAACAGGTCGGTCATGCACTGCTCTTCCTGAACGGCGTCACGGCGGTGGTCTTCGATCGCCGGGAGGACCCAGGCCGGGTGCTGCTCGGGCAGCGCGCCGACAACGGCCGGTGGCGACTGCTGGGCGGCATCCTGGAGCCCGGCGAGCAGCCGGCACCGGGGATGGCCCGGGAGGTCTTCGAGGAGACCGGGGTGACGGTCGAGATCGACCGCTTGGTCAGCGTGATCACCCTGCCGCCGGCCGAATACCCCAACGGCGACAAGGTGCAGTTCCTGAGCTGCACCTTCCGGGCCCACTACGTGTCTGGCGACGCTCACGTCGCCGACGACGAGTCGCTGGCCGTCGGCTGGTACGACCTTGATCAACTTCCCGAGGAGCTGCCGCAACGCGACCGGGACGTCATCAGCCAGGCTTTGCCGTTGGAGGGTGGCCCGGACTTCGTGCGCTGA
- a CDS encoding NAD-dependent epimerase/dehydratase family protein, with the protein MGKHVIVGAGPVGTETARLLVAAGEEVISVTRSGRGPAVAGVSRVAADASDADRLIEISTGADALYNCANPSHYGNWEEVWPPLWASMLATAEQTGALFVITSSLYGYGPVAGSMTEALPDLATEKNGRIRASMWAEAKALHDQGRIRAVEVRASDYAGAGVGANGHLSRNLPAALRGKAGMVIGNPDLPHSWTDVLDVARTLVAVADRPDSWGRVWIAPTNPPRSLRQAMTDLLELAGKPMVALRPYPKLIMKVGGWFNADLRELAAMSYIFNRSYVVDSTDAETKLGLAPTPWDEVCRRMLGSATEAPARG; encoded by the coding sequence ATGGGTAAGCATGTGATCGTCGGAGCGGGTCCGGTCGGGACCGAGACCGCACGGCTGTTGGTGGCCGCCGGCGAGGAAGTGATCAGCGTGACCCGTAGCGGGCGTGGTCCGGCGGTGGCGGGCGTCAGCAGAGTCGCGGCCGATGCCTCCGACGCCGATCGGCTGATCGAGATCAGCACCGGAGCGGACGCGTTGTACAACTGCGCCAACCCGAGCCACTACGGCAACTGGGAGGAGGTCTGGCCGCCGCTGTGGGCGAGCATGTTGGCCACCGCGGAGCAGACCGGTGCGCTGTTCGTGATCACCTCCAGCCTGTACGGCTACGGTCCGGTCGCCGGTTCGATGACCGAGGCGTTGCCGGATCTGGCGACGGAGAAGAACGGTCGGATCCGGGCGAGCATGTGGGCCGAGGCGAAGGCGTTGCACGATCAGGGGCGGATCCGTGCGGTCGAGGTGCGCGCGTCGGACTACGCCGGTGCCGGGGTCGGTGCCAACGGGCATCTGAGCCGCAACCTGCCGGCGGCGCTGCGCGGTAAGGCCGGGATGGTGATCGGCAATCCGGATCTGCCGCACTCCTGGACCGATGTGCTGGACGTTGCGCGGACGCTGGTCGCGGTGGCGGATCGGCCGGACAGCTGGGGCCGGGTCTGGATCGCCCCGACAAATCCGCCGCGCAGTCTGCGGCAGGCGATGACCGATCTGCTGGAGTTGGCCGGCAAACCGATGGTGGCGCTGCGGCCGTACCCGAAATTGATCATGAAGGTCGGTGGGTGGTTCAACGCCGATCTGCGGGAGCTGGCGGCGATGAGCTACATCTTCAACCGGTCCTACGTGGTCGACTCGACCGATGCCGAGACCAAGCTCGGGCTGGCTCCGACACCGTGGGACGAGGTGTGCCGGCGGATGCTCGGCTCGGCGACCGAGGCGCCGGCCAGGGGGTAG
- a CDS encoding cupin domain-containing protein: protein MSESTDIRRTVGRPDSYPVEQHEWGRLVWMANRSLGISETMTVGRCYIDPGKANPRHRHANCDEVLYVLTGSIEHSLGDDTFPMQAGDIVSIPCGTMHNARNVGDEVAEFVICYNSADRQTEGE, encoded by the coding sequence ATGAGCGAATCGACCGACATCCGACGGACCGTGGGTCGCCCGGATTCCTATCCCGTCGAACAACATGAGTGGGGCCGGTTGGTGTGGATGGCGAACCGATCGCTGGGCATCTCCGAGACGATGACCGTCGGCCGCTGCTACATCGATCCCGGCAAGGCCAATCCCCGGCATCGGCATGCCAACTGTGACGAGGTGCTCTACGTGCTCACCGGTTCGATCGAACACAGTCTCGGCGACGACACCTTTCCGATGCAGGCCGGCGACATCGTTTCGATCCCCTGCGGCACCATGCACAACGCCCGCAATGTCGGCGACGAGGTCGCCGAGTTCGTGATCTGCTACAACTCCGCGGACCGGCAGACCGAGGGCGAGTAG
- a CDS encoding Tm-1-like ATP-binding domain-containing protein codes for MEAARSDSTVVLLGTMDTKAAEYGFVRDRLRSNGLSTVVIDTGVLGEPGIEVDITREQVAIAAGTTLAELVADHDRGRAVARMAEGAAEVIMELLRAGRFAGALALGGTGGTSIAARALQPIPIGVPKIIVSTVAVGNTTPYVGNSDLVLFPSVVDIAGLNRVSSLILANAADALTGMMQAAPATGTGAPGNAGSGNAGTGNRQAIAASMFGVTTPCLDQARRLLDDAGYEVLVFHMTGIGGRTMERLIDEGMIGGVLDATTTELADELVGGVFSAGPERLTAAARARIPQVVSVGALDMVNFGAMDTVPAQFADRRLLVHNPTVTLMRTTPEECAELGRRLAERVSSTSAPATVVLPLRGISAVSVEGGPFHDPEADRALFDSIRTGLDRDRVDLVEVDTDINDPTVARLMTDILSGYLPPQHRSTTDQQTTIHSER; via the coding sequence ATGGAAGCTGCACGCTCCGACAGCACCGTGGTGCTGCTCGGCACGATGGACACCAAGGCGGCCGAGTACGGTTTCGTCCGGGACCGGCTGCGGTCCAACGGCTTGTCCACGGTCGTGATCGACACCGGTGTGCTGGGCGAGCCGGGCATCGAGGTCGACATCACCCGGGAGCAGGTCGCGATCGCGGCCGGTACGACACTGGCCGAGCTGGTCGCCGATCATGATCGCGGCCGGGCCGTTGCCCGGATGGCCGAGGGCGCAGCCGAGGTGATCATGGAGCTGCTGCGCGCGGGCCGGTTCGCCGGCGCTCTCGCGCTCGGTGGGACGGGCGGCACGTCGATCGCGGCCCGTGCCCTGCAGCCGATCCCGATCGGAGTGCCCAAGATCATCGTCAGCACGGTCGCCGTCGGCAACACCACACCGTACGTCGGCAACAGCGACCTGGTGCTGTTCCCCAGTGTGGTGGACATCGCCGGGTTGAACCGGGTGTCGTCGCTGATCCTGGCCAACGCCGCGGACGCCCTGACCGGAATGATGCAGGCCGCACCGGCAACCGGGACCGGCGCGCCGGGGAATGCTGGCAGCGGGAATGCTGGCACCGGCAACCGTCAGGCGATCGCGGCCAGCATGTTCGGTGTCACGACACCGTGCCTGGACCAGGCCCGCCGGCTGCTCGACGACGCCGGCTACGAGGTCCTGGTCTTCCACATGACCGGCATCGGCGGACGGACCATGGAACGGTTGATCGACGAGGGCATGATCGGCGGTGTGCTGGACGCGACGACCACCGAGCTCGCCGACGAACTGGTCGGCGGGGTCTTCTCCGCGGGGCCGGAGCGGCTGACCGCGGCTGCCCGGGCGCGGATTCCGCAGGTGGTCTCGGTCGGCGCCCTGGACATGGTCAACTTCGGAGCAATGGACACCGTCCCGGCACAGTTCGCCGATCGCCGACTGTTGGTGCACAACCCGACCGTCACACTGATGCGGACCACGCCCGAGGAGTGCGCTGAGTTGGGTCGCCGGCTGGCCGAACGGGTCTCGTCGACGTCCGCACCGGCCACCGTGGTGCTGCCGCTGCGCGGCATCTCCGCGGTCTCGGTCGAGGGCGGCCCGTTCCATGATCCCGAGGCCGACCGGGCGCTGTTCGACAGCATCCGAACCGGACTCGACCGTGACCGGGTCGACCTGGTCGAGGTCGACACCGACATCAACGACCCGACGGTCGCCCGACTGATGACCGACATCCTGTCCGGCTACCTGCCGCCTCAGCACCGGTCCACCACTGATCAGCAGACAACCATCCACTCAGAAAGGTAA